From the Flavobacterium galactosidilyticum genome, one window contains:
- the metK gene encoding methionine adenosyltransferase, which produces MAYLFTSESVSEGHPDKVADQISDALIDNFLAFDADSKVACETLVTTGQVILAGEVKSNTYLDVQQIARDVIRKIGYTKSEYMFEANSCGILSAIHEQSADINQGVDRANPEEQGAGDQGMMFGYATNETENLMPLALDLSHKLLQELAILRRENNEITYLRPDAKSQVTLEYSNDNKPTRIDAIVISTQHDDFDEEATMLAKIKKDIVDILIPRIIAKNPAHAHLFNDKIQYHINPTGKFVIGGPHGDTGLTGRKIIVDTYGGKGAHGGGAFSGKDPSKVDRSAAYATRHIAKNLVAAGIADEILVQVSYAIGVAKPMGIFIDTYGTSKVNLTNGEIAKKVEAIFDMRPYFIEQRLKLRNPIYSETAAYGHMGRTPETVTKTFTAPGGLTKKVEVELFTWEKLDFVEQVKTAFGI; this is translated from the coding sequence TTTTAGCATTTGATGCTGATTCAAAAGTGGCGTGTGAAACTTTAGTAACTACTGGTCAAGTAATCCTAGCTGGTGAAGTAAAATCAAACACTTATTTAGACGTTCAACAAATCGCTCGTGATGTAATCAGAAAAATTGGTTATACCAAAAGCGAATACATGTTTGAAGCCAATTCTTGCGGAATACTTTCTGCTATTCACGAACAATCTGCTGACATTAATCAAGGTGTTGACAGAGCAAATCCTGAAGAACAAGGTGCGGGTGACCAAGGAATGATGTTTGGTTATGCCACTAATGAAACGGAGAACTTAATGCCTTTGGCGCTTGATTTATCTCATAAATTATTGCAAGAATTAGCAATTTTGCGACGTGAAAATAACGAAATCACTTATTTGCGTCCTGACGCAAAATCGCAAGTAACTCTTGAATATAGCAATGACAATAAACCAACTCGTATTGATGCGATTGTAATCTCCACACAACATGATGATTTTGACGAAGAAGCTACTATGCTTGCTAAAATTAAAAAAGATATTGTTGACATATTGATTCCAAGAATTATTGCTAAAAATCCTGCTCACGCACATTTATTCAATGACAAAATCCAATACCATATCAATCCTACTGGAAAATTCGTAATTGGAGGACCACACGGAGATACTGGACTTACCGGAAGAAAAATTATCGTTGACACTTATGGAGGAAAAGGTGCTCACGGTGGTGGTGCTTTCTCTGGAAAAGATCCAAGTAAAGTAGATAGAAGTGCGGCTTATGCGACACGTCATATCGCTAAAAACTTAGTTGCTGCCGGTATTGCTGATGAGATTTTAGTTCAAGTTTCTTACGCTATTGGTGTAGCAAAACCAATGGGTATTTTTATCGATACGTACGGTACATCAAAAGTAAACTTGACAAATGGTGAAATCGCTAAAAAAGTAGAAGCTATTTTTGATATGCGCCCTTATTTTATTGAGCAACGTTTGAAATTAAGAAATCCAATCTATAGCGAAACTGCTGCGTACGGGCACATGGGTCGTACACCAGAAACAGTTACAAAAACATTTACTGCTCCAGGTGGTTTAACAAAAAAAGTTGAAGTAGAATTATTCACATGGGAAAAATTAGACTTTGTTGAGCAAGTTAAAACTGCTTTTGGAATATAA
- a CDS encoding porin family protein: MKKIALLLAVFAFSFANAQAPLEEGGIQLNAGFGTSSWGTPVYVGLDFGVAENFTVGGELSYQSYSTAGYKNNILGIQANGNYHFNEILNIPSEWDFYAGANLNYYSWSKDAGYTGNTDNFGLGLQVGGRYFFTENFGVNLQLGGGTVNNGGKIGITYKL, encoded by the coding sequence ATGAAAAAAATCGCTCTTTTATTAGCTGTGTTCGCTTTTAGTTTTGCAAATGCACAAGCTCCGTTAGAAGAAGGAGGAATTCAATTGAACGCTGGATTTGGAACCTCAAGTTGGGGAACGCCAGTTTATGTAGGTCTTGACTTTGGAGTGGCAGAAAACTTCACTGTTGGAGGTGAGTTATCTTATCAGTCATACAGTACAGCTGGTTATAAAAACAACATTTTAGGAATTCAAGCGAATGGGAATTACCATTTTAATGAAATACTAAATATTCCTAGTGAGTGGGATTTCTACGCAGGAGCAAACTTGAATTATTACAGTTGGTCAAAAGATGCTGGATACACTGGTAATACTGATAATTTTGGATTAGGATTACAAGTAGGAGGTCGTTACTTTTTTACTGAAAATTTTGGAGTTAATTTGCAACTCGGTGGAGGAACTGTAAATAATGGAGGTAAAATAGGAATTACATATAAACTGTAA
- a CDS encoding carboxypeptidase-like regulatory domain-containing protein, translated as MKASILFFLFFITSISFAQSIKLDGVITDSKSSGLEMANVMAINKATKAMDSYAITNDKGKYSLTLKPNTAYSLKISFLGMQNKELDFTTGLENTTKNIAMEEGGIELEGVEIVREMPVSIKGDTIVYNADSFKSGTERKLEDILKKLPGVEVNADGEIEVEGKKVQKLMVEGKDFFDGDTKLGVKNIPADAIDKIQVLRNYSEIGALKGVENNQDNLAMNIKLKSGKKNFWFGDMTAGIGVAHKESRYLINPKLFYYNPRYSLNLITNFNNIGELPLTVQDYFKFTGGFRGVGQKGGSSFNVSSNDLGISLLRNNRAKEIETKFGATNFSYNVNKAWSLSGFGIISSSLTDLETKSQTNILQPNSSAILSTENRQEIANQKSNLGLFKLSSSYKPTTRFQFDYDILTKLSKQDENNSLLRESIVGGNSATENINTSKKQDPISVNQNLSLYYTQSDKNIFAFEMQHLYQEENPFYNANLKSQPFNLADYISGQNRNNINQNRFVKTNKIDAKLDYYYMVTNKSNINVTLGNTYSHQNFNSSIYQILDNEAVNNLNDAANKNDVNYNFNDTFLGLHYKILTGKFTFTPGVSLHSYSMTNEQLATSNSQNFFRALPDFLAIYQIKKAETLTYNFSYTNSFTDINQLTEGFVFSNYNSLTKGNRFLENATSQVHSLRYFKYNMFNFENITAFATYSKRVDAIKTRAIFNGVNQTSSPFNSDFADETLSGNGSYGRSFLKNYKASLGANLNWSKFNNIQNNIFSTNESFTQSYTLKASTNYKNLPNIELGYNIVKNDYNNTTFYTEKPFAKLDYFFLKSFSFVTEYEFYHYYNNTKTVDNEYDFLTASLIYQKKGSKLEYKVSGTNLLNTRSLNDDSFSQFATRTSQYTVQARYIIFSLKYNL; from the coding sequence ATGAAAGCATCAATACTTTTTTTCTTGTTTTTTATCACTTCAATTTCCTTTGCTCAATCTATTAAATTAGATGGTGTTATTACTGATTCCAAATCAAGTGGGCTGGAAATGGCTAATGTAATGGCTATTAATAAAGCTACTAAAGCAATGGATTCCTATGCTATAACAAATGACAAGGGGAAGTATTCGCTGACGTTGAAACCAAATACAGCTTATAGTCTTAAAATTAGTTTTTTAGGAATGCAGAATAAAGAGCTTGACTTTACTACTGGTTTAGAAAATACTACTAAGAATATTGCCATGGAAGAAGGTGGAATCGAACTGGAAGGTGTTGAAATTGTAAGAGAAATGCCAGTCTCGATAAAAGGAGATACAATAGTTTATAATGCTGATTCTTTCAAATCAGGAACAGAACGAAAACTAGAAGATATCCTAAAAAAATTACCAGGAGTTGAGGTTAATGCTGATGGAGAAATAGAAGTAGAAGGGAAAAAAGTCCAGAAACTGATGGTAGAAGGCAAAGATTTCTTTGATGGCGATACAAAACTAGGAGTAAAAAATATTCCAGCAGATGCCATTGATAAAATTCAAGTTCTTAGAAATTACAGCGAAATAGGTGCGCTAAAAGGAGTTGAAAACAACCAAGATAATCTTGCGATGAATATTAAACTGAAATCAGGAAAGAAAAACTTCTGGTTTGGTGATATGACTGCAGGAATTGGAGTAGCGCACAAGGAAAGTAGGTATTTAATTAATCCAAAACTATTTTATTATAACCCAAGATACAGTCTCAATCTAATCACTAATTTTAATAATATTGGTGAATTACCATTGACAGTTCAAGACTATTTTAAATTTACGGGTGGTTTTAGAGGAGTGGGGCAAAAAGGCGGATCTAGTTTTAATGTTTCGTCTAATGATTTAGGAATTTCGCTTTTAAGAAACAACCGTGCTAAAGAAATCGAGACAAAATTTGGGGCAACTAATTTCTCTTATAATGTAAATAAAGCATGGTCGCTTAGTGGTTTCGGAATAATATCTTCTTCTTTAACTGATTTGGAAACAAAATCACAAACTAATATTCTGCAACCTAATTCTTCTGCGATTCTCTCTACTGAAAATCGTCAGGAAATTGCCAATCAAAAAAGTAACTTGGGATTATTCAAATTGAGTTCTAGTTATAAGCCAACGACAAGATTTCAATTTGATTATGATATTTTGACTAAGTTATCCAAGCAAGACGAGAATAATTCATTGTTAAGAGAATCTATTGTAGGAGGAAACTCTGCTACTGAAAATATTAATACGTCAAAAAAACAAGATCCAATTTCTGTTAATCAAAACCTGAGTTTGTACTACACACAGAGCGATAAGAATATTTTTGCATTTGAAATGCAGCATTTGTACCAAGAGGAAAATCCTTTTTATAATGCTAATTTAAAATCGCAACCTTTCAACTTAGCTGATTATATTTCAGGACAGAATAGGAATAACATCAATCAAAATCGTTTTGTGAAAACGAATAAGATTGATGCTAAACTCGATTACTATTATATGGTGACGAATAAAAGTAATATTAATGTAACTTTAGGAAATACCTACTCACATCAAAATTTTAATTCTAGCATTTATCAAATTTTAGACAATGAAGCAGTTAATAATTTAAATGATGCTGCCAATAAAAATGATGTGAATTATAATTTTAATGATACATTTTTAGGATTGCATTATAAAATTTTAACAGGTAAGTTTACTTTTACACCAGGAGTTAGTCTGCATAGTTACAGTATGACTAATGAACAGTTAGCAACTAGTAATAGTCAAAATTTCTTTAGGGCATTACCAGACTTTTTGGCTATTTATCAAATTAAAAAAGCAGAAACATTAACGTATAATTTCTCTTATACTAACAGTTTTACGGATATCAATCAATTGACTGAAGGATTTGTATTTTCTAATTATAACAGTTTGACAAAAGGAAATCGATTTTTAGAAAATGCTACTTCACAAGTGCATTCATTGCGTTATTTTAAATACAATATGTTCAATTTTGAAAATATTACTGCTTTTGCTACCTATTCTAAAAGAGTGGATGCTATAAAAACGAGAGCTATTTTTAATGGTGTAAATCAAACTTCATCCCCTTTTAATTCTGATTTTGCTGATGAAACTTTATCTGGTAACGGATCTTATGGACGCTCGTTCTTGAAGAATTACAAAGCTTCGTTAGGTGCTAATTTGAATTGGTCAAAGTTCAATAATATCCAAAACAATATTTTTTCAACAAACGAGAGTTTTACGCAAAGCTATACTTTGAAAGCTTCTACAAATTATAAAAACTTGCCTAATATTGAATTAGGGTATAACATTGTTAAAAACGACTACAATAACACTACTTTTTACACGGAGAAACCTTTTGCAAAATTGGATTATTTCTTCTTGAAAAGTTTTTCATTTGTAACTGAATATGAATTTTATCATTATTATAACAATACTAAAACGGTTGATAATGAGTACGATTTCTTGACAGCAAGTTTGATTTATCAAAAAAAAGGAAGCAAGTTAGAATACAAAGTTAGCGGGACCAATCTTTTGAATACAAGGTCGTTAAATGACGATAGTTTTAGTCAATTTGCTACACGAACCTCACAATATACGGTGCAGGCGAGGTATATAATCTTCTCATTAAAATATAATTTGTAA
- a CDS encoding GLPGLI family protein: MYKIFFTTILMFTFCLGIQAQEFQGMAVYETKTSTADFKKRMEGNKNMTPDMQKRIEEGMKSMFEKTFILNFDKSASIYKEQEKLDSPSQGGNGMRMMMSSMTGGGGTFYKNVKEKSYTVDKDFMGKEFLVKDSLPNLKWKMEGETRVIGGYNCFKATAIVPVNKTDFRNLAPKKEDDKAVKPTDAAKKTNLLDSLEMPKETTITAWYTPEIPVNQGPENYWGLPGLILEVNDGKTIILCSKVVMNPKEKAVIKAPSKGKVITQKEFDETVIKKMEEFRQMNQGQGRGNGGFRIGG, translated from the coding sequence ATGTATAAAATATTTTTCACAACAATTTTGATGTTCACTTTTTGTCTTGGAATTCAGGCTCAAGAATTTCAGGGAATGGCCGTTTATGAAACTAAAACGAGCACTGCTGATTTTAAAAAACGTATGGAAGGGAACAAGAATATGACTCCTGATATGCAAAAAAGGATAGAGGAAGGTATGAAAAGTATGTTTGAAAAAACATTCATTCTTAATTTTGATAAATCTGCTTCTATATACAAAGAACAAGAAAAATTAGATAGCCCAAGTCAAGGAGGTAATGGGATGAGAATGATGATGTCTTCTATGACTGGTGGTGGCGGAACTTTTTATAAAAATGTAAAAGAAAAGTCGTATACTGTAGATAAGGATTTTATGGGAAAAGAATTTTTAGTAAAAGACTCGTTGCCTAATCTTAAATGGAAAATGGAAGGCGAGACTAGAGTAATTGGTGGATATAACTGCTTCAAAGCAACTGCAATTGTACCAGTCAACAAAACTGATTTTAGAAATTTAGCACCAAAAAAAGAAGATGATAAAGCGGTTAAACCAACTGACGCAGCTAAGAAAACTAACTTATTAGATAGTCTAGAAATGCCTAAAGAAACTACTATTACGGCTTGGTACACTCCTGAAATTCCAGTAAACCAAGGTCCTGAAAATTATTGGGGATTACCTGGTTTGATATTGGAAGTAAATGATGGTAAAACTATTATTTTGTGTTCGAAAGTAGTTATGAATCCAAAGGAAAAAGCGGTGATTAAAGCTCCTTCAAAAGGCAAAGTAATAACTCAAAAAGAGTTTGATGAAACTGTCATAAAAAAGATGGAAGAATTTAGACAAATGAATCAAGGACAAGGTCGTGGAAATGGTGGATTTAGAATTGGTGGTTAA
- a CDS encoding deoxynucleoside kinase — protein MHIAIAGNIGSGKTTLTRLLAKHFKWEPHFEDVVDNPYLDDFYHQMERWSFNLQIYFLNSRFRQVMQIRESGKKIVQDRTIYEDAHIFAPNLYAMGLMTNRDFQNYSSLFELMESTVKAPDLLIYLRSSIPNLVGQIHKRGREYENSISIEYLSRLNERYEGWIQTYDKGKLMIIDVDNINFVDSQEDLGNIINRIDAELNGLF, from the coding sequence ATGCACATAGCAATAGCAGGAAATATAGGATCTGGAAAAACAACTTTAACCCGTTTACTAGCAAAACATTTCAAATGGGAACCCCATTTTGAGGATGTGGTTGACAATCCTTACTTAGATGATTTTTATCATCAAATGGAACGTTGGTCTTTTAATTTGCAAATTTATTTCTTGAATAGTCGTTTTCGTCAAGTGATGCAAATTCGCGAAAGCGGCAAGAAAATAGTACAAGACCGAACTATTTATGAGGATGCTCATATTTTTGCGCCTAACCTTTATGCAATGGGCTTGATGACCAATCGTGACTTCCAGAATTATTCTTCTCTGTTTGAACTAATGGAATCTACAGTTAAAGCTCCTGATTTACTTATTTATTTAAGAAGCTCTATTCCTAATTTAGTGGGACAAATACACAAGCGCGGACGTGAATATGAAAATTCTATTTCGATCGAATATTTAAGCCGTTTGAACGAAAGATACGAAGGTTGGATTCAGACGTATGACAAAGGAAAATTAATGATTATCGATGTAGATAACATCAATTTTGTAGACAGCCAGGAAGATTTAGGAAATATCATCAATAGAATTGACGCAGAATTAAACGGATTGTTTTAA
- a CDS encoding sodium-translocating pyrophosphatase translates to MNTIMIYLPIAMAFIGLAFMFAKRSWVLKQDPGDGKMKEISDYIYEGALAFLKAEYRLLTFFVIGASVVLAGISFIVPTTHILIVVAFIFGAFFSALAGNMGMKIATKTNVRTTQAARTSLPQALKVSFGGGTVMGLGVAGLAVLGLTTFFIFFFHFFMNGVWTSTEDMTIVLETLAGFSLGAESIALFARVGGGIYTKAADVGADLVGKVEAGIPEDDPRNPATIADNVGDNVGDVAGMGADLFGSYVATVLAAMVLGNYVIKDMGGNIQDAFGGIGPILLPMAIAGFGILFSIIGTMLVKITDENAKEAQVQKALNIGNWVSIILTAIACFFLVQYMLPTAMKMDFFGEGTREISSMRVFYATIVGLVVGAVISSVTEYYTGLGTKPVMAIVQKSSTGAGTNVIAGLATGMISTFPTVLLFAAAIWTSYAFAGFYGVALAASAMMATTAMQLAIDAFGPISDNAGGIAEMSELPKEVRTRTDILDSVGNTTAATGKGFAIASAALTSLALFAAYVTFTGIDGINIFKAPVLAMLFVGGMIPVVFSALAMNSVGKAAMDMVYEVRRQFREIPGIMEGTGKPEYAKCVDISTKAALREMMLPGVLTIGFPIAIVLLGKLVYGDNNQLIAEMLGGYMAGVTVSGVLWAVFQNNAGGAWDNAKKSFEAGVMINGEMTYKGSDAHKAAVTGDTVGDPFKDTSGPSMNILIKLTCLIGLVIAPILGEGSHTITEERVATEISSKEVSIEKSNIDGKVTATVKTVINGKEDVQKFEGTDEEVQAKIDALK, encoded by the coding sequence ATGAATACAATAATGATTTACCTGCCAATTGCTATGGCATTTATTGGACTAGCATTTATGTTTGCCAAAAGATCTTGGGTTTTAAAACAAGATCCCGGAGATGGTAAGATGAAAGAGATTTCAGATTACATTTACGAGGGAGCATTGGCTTTCCTAAAAGCAGAATACAGATTGTTAACTTTTTTTGTAATAGGAGCTAGTGTCGTTTTAGCTGGTATTTCGTTTATTGTTCCTACTACGCATATATTAATAGTTGTTGCTTTTATTTTTGGTGCATTTTTTTCTGCTTTGGCTGGGAATATGGGGATGAAAATAGCAACAAAAACAAATGTTAGAACAACTCAAGCCGCTCGTACTAGTTTGCCACAGGCACTAAAAGTTTCTTTTGGTGGTGGAACAGTTATGGGATTAGGAGTTGCCGGTTTAGCTGTTTTAGGACTAACGACTTTCTTTATATTCTTCTTTCACTTTTTTATGAATGGCGTTTGGACTTCTACTGAAGATATGACTATTGTTTTAGAAACTTTAGCCGGTTTTTCGCTAGGAGCTGAATCTATTGCTTTGTTTGCTAGAGTTGGTGGTGGTATTTATACTAAAGCTGCCGATGTTGGTGCGGATCTAGTGGGTAAAGTAGAAGCTGGAATTCCTGAAGATGATCCTCGTAATCCTGCTACAATTGCAGATAACGTAGGAGATAATGTGGGCGATGTTGCCGGAATGGGTGCCGATTTATTTGGTTCGTATGTAGCAACAGTATTAGCAGCGATGGTTCTTGGGAATTATGTTATTAAAGATATGGGAGGAAATATTCAAGATGCTTTTGGCGGAATTGGACCTATTTTATTGCCAATGGCGATTGCTGGTTTTGGAATTTTATTCTCGATTATAGGAACAATGTTAGTGAAAATCACAGATGAAAATGCTAAAGAAGCGCAGGTTCAAAAAGCGTTAAACATTGGAAATTGGGTTTCTATTATATTAACTGCTATAGCTTGTTTTTTCTTGGTTCAGTATATGTTACCAACTGCAATGAAAATGGATTTCTTTGGCGAAGGTACTAGAGAAATTTCATCCATGCGTGTTTTCTATGCAACAATAGTTGGATTAGTAGTTGGAGCCGTAATCTCATCTGTTACGGAATATTACACGGGATTGGGTACAAAACCTGTTATGGCTATTGTACAAAAATCATCAACTGGTGCGGGAACCAATGTTATTGCAGGTTTGGCAACAGGAATGATATCGACTTTTCCGACGGTTTTATTATTTGCTGCAGCAATCTGGACTTCGTATGCATTTGCAGGATTTTATGGTGTGGCTTTGGCAGCTTCAGCGATGATGGCAACTACGGCCATGCAATTGGCAATTGATGCGTTTGGGCCAATATCAGATAACGCTGGTGGAATTGCTGAGATGAGTGAACTGCCAAAAGAAGTTCGTACTAGAACTGATATTTTGGATTCAGTTGGTAATACAACTGCAGCAACTGGAAAAGGATTTGCAATTGCTTCGGCAGCATTAACTTCACTAGCTTTATTTGCAGCTTATGTTACTTTTACAGGAATTGACGGAATCAATATTTTTAAAGCACCTGTTTTGGCCATGTTGTTTGTGGGTGGAATGATACCGGTAGTTTTCTCGGCTTTGGCTATGAATTCTGTTGGAAAAGCTGCTATGGATATGGTTTATGAAGTACGCCGTCAGTTCAGAGAGATTCCAGGAATTATGGAGGGAACTGGAAAACCAGAATATGCGAAATGTGTTGATATTTCTACTAAAGCCGCTTTGCGCGAAATGATGCTACCAGGAGTTTTAACAATTGGTTTTCCTATTGCGATTGTATTGCTTGGCAAATTAGTTTATGGTGATAATAACCAATTAATTGCTGAAATGTTAGGTGGTTATATGGCAGGAGTTACTGTTTCAGGAGTACTTTGGGCTGTTTTTCAAAACAATGCCGGTGGCGCTTGGGATAATGCTAAAAAATCTTTTGAAGCGGGAGTTATGATTAATGGTGAAATGACGTATAAAGGTTCGGATGCGCATAAAGCGGCGGTAACTGGTGATACTGTTGGTGATCCATTTAAAGATACTTCTGGACCATCTATGAATATCTTGATTAAGTTAACTTGTTTAATTGGATTAGTAATTGCTCCCATTTTAGGAGAAGGAAGTCATACGATAACTGAAGAACGTGTTGCGACTGAAATCAGTTCTAAAGAGGTTTCTATCGAAAAATCAAATATTGATGGTAAAGTAACCGCAACAGTCAAAACGGTTATAAACGGCAAGGAAGACGTTCAGAAATTCGAAGGAACTGATGAAGAAGTTCAAGCTAAAATTGATGCTTTGAAATAA
- a CDS encoding inorganic diphosphatase, producing MTADKITTFDVLIEIPRGSRNKYEYDFEIKRMRFDRMLFSSMMYPADYGFIPETLALDGDPLDVLVLVNEPTFPGCVMEVKPIGVFHMADDKGPDEKVICVPVSDPIWNSLNDLSDMNPHLLKEIEHFFQVYKDLENKSVDVGGWGDVTEAYDIIKKCTERFNQIENKPEGLFSIR from the coding sequence ATGACTGCAGATAAAATAACTACGTTCGATGTTTTAATCGAAATACCTAGAGGAAGTAGAAATAAATACGAATATGATTTTGAAATAAAAAGAATGCGTTTTGATAGAATGTTGTTCTCTTCCATGATGTATCCAGCTGATTACGGATTTATTCCTGAAACATTAGCTTTAGATGGTGATCCATTAGATGTATTGGTATTAGTAAACGAGCCTACTTTTCCAGGATGTGTTATGGAAGTTAAACCAATTGGTGTTTTCCATATGGCGGATGATAAAGGACCAGATGAAAAAGTAATTTGCGTGCCAGTTTCAGATCCAATTTGGAACTCATTGAATGATTTATCAGACATGAATCCGCATTTATTAAAAGAAATTGAGCACTTTTTCCAAGTGTATAAAGATCTTGAAAACAAAAGCGTAGATGTAGGTGGTTGGGGAGATGTTACTGAAGCTTATGATATCATAAAAAAATGTACAGAGCGTTTCAATCAAATTGAAAACAAGCCAGAAGGGTTATTTAGCATTAGATAA